The sequence TGGCGAGCGGGATCTCGCCGTACTCCTTGCGGGGAGGGAATGCATCACCTTCCTTGGGCGCCGGGCCAGGAAGGACTGCGGGCGTGCCGGATCGGGTGTCGAGCACGGCCTTGTCGCCGGAGGGACCGCCGCGGATGAGGTAGAACCCGGCAGGGCCGGCATAGACGTTGGCGCGTGTCATGCCCAGGGTGTGGTCGTGGTACCACTCGGTCCGGGCGCGGTCCGGGTTGGGATATTGGAAGGTCGCGAAGCCAGGACCCCACGACACCCCGAGCTTGGACGCCGCCTTGGCGGCGAAGAAGTCGTACCAGGTGCCCGTCGAGGCGTAGCCCGCCGGGATGTTCGTGGCGGCTGGTAGATACCACGCCTCCGGGTAGCCGTCGCTCTCGTCGCCCACGCCGACGGCACCGTGCAGGTGGGTGACCATGGGTACCGGGCCGGTGTAGGGCTGAGGGTCCTCGAGTGAGCTCGGTTGACCGTCGCGCTCGGCCGTGCCGCCCGCCGGGTTCGCCCAGTGCAGCGTGGGGTCGATCGGGAGGAGGTGTGGCAGATAGCGGCCGTTGGAGTCCACCAGGTCGTTGATCCACTTGACCCGAACGGGTCGGTTCCACTGCGCCTCGATGGTCAGCGAGGGCGCGTTGTGGACCTTGAGTCCGCGCGCCGAGGCGGCCGTCACGGCGCCGTACCCCCACACCGTGGTCGCCGGGAGGCTCGGGGGAGGATCTGCTGCGCGAACTGCCTCATCGAGATCTCGTAGTAGTCGGCGTTTGCACCGCCTTGTTGCCTGACGGTCCCTGCGCGGGGCATCACCGGCGGGACCAGCAGGCGGCTGACGAACTTGGGGATCTCCTCGGGGGAGAGCGTGCCGCCAGGGATGGCGGCCAGGGCCTGCGTCGCTCCCCCGGGCATCTTGGAGTAGAGGACGAAGCCCGCCCCCACGCCCGCCGCCGCTCGGATGAACGTGCGTCGACCGAACAGCACCGGATCTCGATCTGACATGCCGCCCTCCCTCGTGACTCGGCCACGAACGTGGCCAGCGCGTCCACACCGAAGGTAGGACGAAGGGACGCCCACACACATGCCGCATATGCGGGATCTGTGGGCTCGGGGATGCAGACCGGACCGACGCTCGCCCGGCCCTCGTCAGGACGTGAGCAGACCGACGACCTTCTGCGCGGCCTCGGTGCTGGACGCCGGGTTCTGGCCGGTCACCAGCTTGTCGTCGACGACCACGAAAGGCGCCCATGCCTCCCCCGAGGAGAAGTTCGCGCCAGCCTCACGCAGACGGGACTCCAGCAGCCAGGGCGCCTTGTCGGCGAGCCCGGCCTGCTCCTCCTCGGCGTCGGTGAAGGCGGTGAGGTTGCGCCCGGCGAACAGCCAGGAGCCGTCTGCGCGCTTGGCCGGCAGGAGACCGGCCGGGCCGTGACAGACCGACGAGACGACCTTGCCGCCGTCGAGCATCGCCACGAGGATGCGGCCGAGGTCGTCGTCGACGGCGAGGTCCTCCATCGGGCCGTGCCCTCCGGGCACGAAGACGGCGTCGTAGGAGCCGAGGTCGACATCGGCGAGCACCAGCGTCGACTCGAGCCGGTCCGCGAGCTCGTCGAGGGCCTTGCGCTGCTTGGCCGACTCCTCCTCGCCGATGGTGTCCGGGGCGAGGCTGCCCTCGTCCACCACGGGCGTCTTGCCGTCCGGGCTTGCGAGGTCGACGTCGATCCCGGCCTCGGAGAACACCTGCAGCGGGGACAGCACCTCCTCGGCCCAGAACCCCGTCGGGTGCTTGCTCCCGTCGGTGAGGGTCCAGTGGTCGGAGGCGGTCAGGACGAACAGGATCTTCGGCACGTGAGTACTCCTCGAGTCAGGGTCGTCGACGCCGTACGGCGCCGCTTCTCGACGCTACCCATGAGGTGGTCGGCTCGCTCGCCGCACGCTGTGCCGAGAGAGCACGAGAGCCGCTCCGACTGGTGTCGGAGCGGCTCTCGGTCAAGAGGGCTTCTCTGTGGAGCTGGCGGGAATCGAACCCGCGTCCTCGAGCGTCGAACCAGGTCTTCTCCGGGTGCAGTCAGTGATGTCGTCTTCTCAGTCCCGGCGCTCGCACTGACACGTCGCCGACAGACTCAGTCAGGAAAAAGTCCCGATCACCCCTCCTGACGGAGGTGACCAGCTAGTCCTCTAGATGAGGCCTGGGTCCGGGACGAGGACGGGTGCCCGGTCAGACCCTTCGATCACTGCTCAGGCAGCGAGAGCGAAGTCGTTGCGATTGTTGTCGGCAACTATAGGTTTCCAGCGATCGTTAACGAGATGACGCTGGCTTCTCGACCCGCTTCCCCTGGAACTAACGTCCCAAGTCGAAACCGATCAGCCCCTCTTGAGTTGTGATGGTCAGTCTACGGGTCAACACCGACAACCGTCGCCCGCATTCCCTCGACGCCACCGACAGGCCCGGCGGGCACGGGCAGGAACGGCGTCGTGAGCAGCCCCAGGACGGTGCCGGCGACCGCCCCGGTGACCGCTCCGATGAGGAGTACGGCGCCGGTCGACCACCCGGCGTCGGGGGACGTCGCGCCGACGAAGACCACGACCATGACGACCGGCCACGCCAGCGTGTTCGCAAGGATCCAACGCGCAGGACGGCGAGCGGCGCCGCGCAGCGCCCAGGCCTGGGCCGCACCCAGCAGCGGCCCCATCGCGAGGCCGATGCCCGCGGCACCCAGGAGCACCAGCCACATCGCAGGCTCCGGGCCGGTCGGCTGGTCACGCGACAGCACGGAGGGGCTCGACGCCGCCGCCCAGCCGAGCCCCGCGACGACCACCGTGGCCACGAGATAACGCCTCGGGACGAGCGCCGGCAGCCGCCCGGCCAGGACGCGCGCCTGGCCCCACCCCAGTGCGACTCCCTCGACGAGACCACCGACGACGATCACTCCCAGGGCGACCACCAACGGCCACGACGGGCGCGAGTCGACCAGCCGCGCTGCTCCGGCCGAGGCCGTCATGCCGACGGTCTCGGCGCAGGCGCAGGCCACGATCCACGCGCGTCGGGAGGGGGCCATGGCCCCATCAGAGCGCAGCCAGTCACCTCAGCTCAGGGTCGAAGGTCCCGGAGCCGGGGCCAGCAGGGCCGCACCGTTCTCCCAGCACACCGCGCGGAGCCACGCCTCCCCCAGGTCGAGTCGCTCGAGCGACTCCAGCTGGTGGAGATAGGGATAGGGGATGTTGGGGAAGTCCGACCCGAGCAGCACACGGCCGGACAGTCCGAGGTCGCGCAGCCGCGGCAGCAGGTCGGCCGGGAAGACGCCACCAGTCTCGGAGAAGAAGTCGGTGAAGGCCATGGTTGTGTCCAGGTGGACACGCTCGTGGGTCTCGGCCAGCTCCAGGAAGTCGGCATATTCCGGCGCGCCCATGTGGGCGATCACCAGCTGGAGCCGCGGGTGCCGCGCGAGCAGCTCGGCGACCGGCCCGGGACCGGTGTGCTGCGCGGGGACCGGCCCGCTGCCGGCGTGCAGGACCACCGGAGTGCCCGCCTCGGCGACCAGGCCCCAGACGTCGTCCAGCAAGGGGTCCAGAGGAGAGAAGTCGCCCACCTGCACGTGGATCTTGAACACCTCGACCTCGTCGAGCCGCGCGGCGACATACGTCGATGCCGACTCCTCGGGGAAGAAGGTGCCGCACACCAGGGCCTCCGGCACCGCCGCGGCGAACTGGGCCGACCAGTCGTTGAGCCAGTCGGCCATGTCGGGCTTGTGTGCATAGGCCAGCGCGGTGAAGCGGGCGATCCCGAAGGACCGCAGCGTCTCGACCAGGACCTCGTCGGTGTCGCGGTAGTGCAGCGGCCACGCCCGCCCGATCAGCGGGCCGGCGGAGTCGAACTGTGCTCGGACCTTGGCCATCACCGACGGCGGCAGGAAGTGGGTGTGGATGTCGATCAGGCCGGGGAGCCCGAGGGCGGACCACCAGTCCCGGACCTGTGCGGCGGGGTCGGCGGCCATCAGTCGGTGTGGCCCTTGAGACGGCGCTGCACGGCCTGCTCCTTCTCGCGGTTGGCCTGGCGCTCGGCGAGGGAGTGCCGCTTGTCGTACTCCTTCTTGCCCTTGGCCAGTGCGATCTCGATCTTGGCGCGGCCGTCCTTGAAGTAGAGGGACAACGGCACGATCGTGTAGCCCTTGTCGCCGACCTTGCGCTCCATCTTGGTGATCTCGGCGCGGTTGAGCAGCAGCTTGCGCTTGCGCCGGGCTGCGTGGTTGGTCCAGGTCCCCTGGGCGTATTCGGGGATGTGGACGTTGTGCAGCCACACCTCGTCGTTGTCGATGTCGATGAAGCCGTCGACCAGGCTCGCGCGCCCCTCGCGCAGCGACTTGACCTCGGTCCCCTGCAGCACCATCCCGGCCTCGAAGGTGTCCTCGATGTGGAAGTCGTGGCGCGCCTTCTTGTTCTGCGCGATCACCCGGTTGCGCTGGTCCACCTCGCGCTTGGTCTGCTTGGCCATTGGGTCAGTCTCCCAGACCCCACAACCGGGATTTCCCCGGTGGCGGGGCGCTCAGAAGAAGCCGACCGGGTTCACGGCGCTGCCGTTGGCCATCACCGTGAAGTGCAGGTGGCACGCGGTGGACCAGCCGGTGTCACCGACATAGCCGATGACCTGGCCGCGGTTGACGAACGTGCCGGAGGCGACCGTGTAGGAGGAGGCGTGGTTGTAGATGGTCGCGACGCCGCGGCCCGCCAGCACCCCGTGGTCGACGATCAGCCGGTTGCCATAGACGGCGCTGTAGTAGCGCGAGACCACCCGTCCCGACTCGGCCGCGACGATCGTCTGGCCGCAGCCCCCACCGAAGTCCGTGCCGTCGTGCATGCCCCAGTAGCCATAGATCGGGTGGCGCCGATAGCCGAACGGCGAGGTCATCCCACCACCCACCGGCACCTGCAGCAGCCCGCCGGTCGGCCCGGCCGGGGCTGAGCGCTGGTTGCTCGCCGCCGCCTTCGCCCGCGCCCTGGCGAGAGCCCGTGCCGCACGCCGGCGGAGCATCTGCTCGATCCGGTTGGCGTCGCGCTGGGCCCGCTGGAGCTTGCGGAGGTCGTCGGCGCGGACCCGGCTCGCCTCGGCCTGCGCGGAGGCACGCTCCCCGACCAGCCCTGCCACCGAGTCACGGGCCTCTTGGGCCTCGACCTCCAGAGCAGCCGTGACGGCGAGCTGGTCGGCCGCTGCAGCGCGCTTGACCGCCACGTCGTCGCGAGCGGCCTCGACCCTGGCCTCGTTGACCTCGAGGATCACCTCGGCCGCCTGGAGCCTGTCGTAGTCGCGGTCCTGGCTGTCGACGATCGCCTGGTTGACGTCGGCGCGGCGGCTGAGGTCGGACGCCGACGCCGACTCCATCAGCGAGGCGAAGGCCATCAGATCGGGGTCACCTTGGGCATAGAGCCGCTTGATGGTGGCCCCCACGACGTCGCGCTGGGCTGCGACGTCGGCCCGCCCGGCCTCCAGCTCGGCCTGGGCCTGGTCCAGGGTCGCCTCGGCTGTGGCCAGGGCGGCTGCCATCGCGGCGTCGCGCTCCTCGGCCACGGCGAGCTTGCCGCGGGCGGTTGCCAGCGCCGTACGCGCGTCGGAGAGCTGTGCCCTCGCCGCCGTCAGCCGGGCGCTCGCGGTCCGCAGGGCCTTGCTCGACTCCTCCACGTCGTCGTGGGCGCGGTCGACCTTCTTCTCCACCCGCTTCTGCCGGTCCTTGAGGTCGTCGGCAACGGCGGGCTGTGAGGTCAGGGGGACGATGGCGGTGCCCAGGGCAACGACAGCGGCAACACAAGCTGTTGCCATGCGGCTGCGGGCGGTACGGGGGAAGGAACGCACCGGGAAGCCTTACTGGTGTTCGGGGAAGGGAACGCGACGAAGGTAACCCGCGAAGATCAGACTTTGAGGTATTTGCGCGTCAGCACGAGTGTCGGAAGCACGGTGAGCAGCGGACCGAGCACCGCGACGATCGCCACGGCGACCGCGTAGTGCTCCATCCCGATCCACGGGATGAACTGCAGCGTGTCCTGTCCGCGCTTCTCGATCCCGAAATACATGAACGCCGCGAGGGCGCCGGTCGCGAGGAGCACACCGAGGACTGCGGTGACGAGCGCCTCGAGCAGGAACGGCAGCGCGATGTAGAGGGTCGAGGCGCCGACCAGCCGCATGATGCCGATCTCCTTGCGCCGGGCGAAGGCCGCGAGCCGGATCGTGTTGGCGACGAGGAGCAGGGCAGCGAGGACCAGGAACGCCGCGGTTGCGACCGAGACCCACAGGAGCATGTTGATGGAGCCGATGATCGGCTCGATGTAGCGGCGCATGTCGCGCACGCCGGCGACCCCGTCGAGGCCACGGACCGCGCTGACGATGCCCTGGAACTCCTCGGGGTCCTCGAGCTCCACCCACAGGGACTGGGGCATGTCGTCGACGGTCAGGACCGCGTTCTCACCCTCGAACTTCTCGGCGCCATAGAGCTCCTTGACCTTCTCGAAGGCCTCCTCCTTGGTCTCCAGGTCCCAGCCGGCAGCCTCGGGGTTGTCGTCGATGACCGTGGTGACCGCATCGCGCTGGGCCTCGGTCACCTCGCCCGTGCAGGCGGGGTTGCTGTCCTCGGCCGTGCACAGGGCGACCTGGATCTGGAGCTGGCTGCCCCAGTGGGCCGCGGCCCGGTCGGCCTGGAGGTGGAAGAGCACGCCGAGGCCAACCAGGGTCAGCGAGACGAACAGCGTCAGGATCACCGCCAGGTGCATCGAGGCGTTGCGGCGCAGGCCCTGGCCGAGCTCGGAGAAGACGTAGCGAAGCTGCATGTCGTGGTGTCAGTCCTTCGAAGTCGTGAGGGGCGTCAGTTGGAGGCGCCGTAGACGCCCTGGGCCTGGTCGCGCACGACGCGACCGTGCTCGAGCTCGATGACCCGCTTGCGCATCTGGTCGACGATGCCCGCGTCGTGGGTCGCCATCACCACGGTCGTGCCGGTGCGGTTGATCCGGTCGAGCAGCTTCATGATCCCCACCGACGTGGTCGGGTCGAGGTTTCCGGTCGGCTCGTCGGCGATCAGGATCTTGGGCCGGTTGACGAACGCCCGCGCGATCGCGACGCGCTGCTGCTCGCCGCCGGAGAGCTCGTCGGGGAGCCGGTCGCCCTTGCCGGTCAGCCCGACCAGCTCCAGCGTCTCGGGCACGAGCTTGTCGATGTCGCTGCGCGAGCGGCCGATCACTTGGAGCGCGAAGGCGACGTTCTCCGAGACGCTCTTGTTGCCGAGGAGCCGGAAGTCCTGGAACACGGTCCCGATCTCGCGCCGCAGCCGCGGCACCTTCCAGCTCGCCAGCCGGTTGATCTCCTTGCCGGCGACATAGACCCGGCCGGACGTGGGGCGGTATTCCCGCAGCACCAGCCGCAGGAAGGTCGACTTCCCCGATCCGGAGGAGCCGACCAGGAAGACGAACTCGCCCTTGTCGACGTCGACCGAGACCTGGTCGAGGGCCGCGTGGGCGTGGCCGGGGTAGGTCTTGGTGACCTTCTCGAAGCGAATCACGGCCTTGAGGCTACGTGGTGGACCCACCCCGTCCTGGCATCGCGGCCCCTACGCTGGCGTCGTGCTGATCACTCTCCGCAGGCCCTCGCGCCCACCCTCCCGGTCCTGGGTGGCCGTCGGCGTGGCCTGCCTGGTCGTGCTGACCGGCTGCTCGCAGGACGAGCCGGCGCCGAGCCCCGAGGCCGAGACGACGACCATCACCCCCACTCCGACACCGCTGAGCGACTACGCCACCGACGACCTCGCCCTGGCCCGGGCCGACTTCTGTGACCGGGTGGGCCAGGAGTCGCTCGTGGACGCCCTGGGCCGGGAGCCCAGCGACGCCATCTCCTGGGGACCGGGCGACCAGCTGCCGGGGACCGAGGAGGTCAGCAACGAGTTCGGCTGCGCGTGGACGGCCAGCACGGTGACGACCGGTCCGGCTGACGCCCGGGCCTGGATCTTCGCTCCCCCGATCACTGCTGAACGGGCCGAGGACTTCGCCTCCGAGATGGTCGGGACGAAGTGTCGCCGCCTCGAGTCGGCGCCCGAGCTCGGCGCTCCGGGCGTTGCCCAGACCTGCACCCTCAACACCGGGGCGGCGCTGACCGGTTTCTATGGTCTCGTCGGCGACGCGTGGGTCGGCTGCGAGGTCCACGGCACCGACGAGGTGTCCCGCGTGGGTGAGTGGTGCGTCGCCGTACTCGAGGCGATGCGGCCGGCCTGAGCCCGCTCGACCCGCCCAGTCGGCGCACACCAACCGACCAGTCGGCGCACAACACCCGCCCAGTCGGCGCACAACACCCGCCCATGACTCCACGCCGACTCGGCCTGCATTTCACGCCGACTCGGCTTGTACTCAGCGCCCACTCGGCCTGCACTCCACGCCGACTCGGCCTGGACGTGCGGTCAGGCGTCGGCCTCGGCCTTGTCACTGCCCCGCCGCCAGCGGATGCCGGCCTCGAGGAAGCCGTCGAGGTCGCCGTCGAAGACCGCCTGCGGGTTGCCGGACTCGTAGGAGGTCCGCAGGTCCTTGACGATCTGGTAGGGGTTGAGGACGTAGTTGCGCATCTGGTCGCCCCACGATGCTTGTACGTCGCCGCGCATCCCGTCGAGGTGAGCCTTCTCCTCGGCCTTCTTGAGCGCGAGCAGCTTCGCCTTGAGCACGACCATGGCCGAGGCCTTGTTCTGCAGCTGGCTCTTCTCGTTCTGGCACTGCACCACGGTGCCGGTGGGGATGTGCGTGAGCCGCACGGCGGAGTCGGTGGTGTTGACCGACTGACCACCCGGACCACCGGAGCGGTAGACGTCGACCTTGATGTCCTCGTCGTTGATCTCGATCTCGTCGGTCTGCTCGAGCACGGGCACGACCTCGACGGCGGCGAACGACGTCTGGCGGCGCCCCTGGTTGTCGAAGGGGCTGATCCGCACCAGGCGGTGGGTGCCGGCCTCGACGGACAGGGTGCCGTAGGCGTAGGGCGCGTGGATCGCGAAGGTTGCCGACTTCAGGCCGGCCTCTTCGGCATACGAGGTCTCGAAGACCTCGACCGGATAGTTGTGCTGCTCGGCCCAGCGGATGTACATCCGCATCAGGGTCTCGGCGAAGTCGGCCGCGTCGACGCCACCGGCCCCCGAACGGATGCTGACCAAGGCTTCGCGGGCGTCGTACTCGCCGTTGAGGAGCGTGCGGATCTCGAGCGACTCGACGCTCTTCTTGATCCGGGTGAGCTCCTTCTCCGACTCGGCGAGCGTGTCCGCGTCGCCCTCCTCCGTCGCCATCTCGACCATCAGTCCCAGGTCCTCGATGCGGTCGTCGAGTCCGGTGAACTTGTCGAG comes from Nocardioides piscis and encodes:
- a CDS encoding type 1 glutamine amidotransferase domain-containing protein; amino-acid sequence: MPKILFVLTASDHWTLTDGSKHPTGFWAEEVLSPLQVFSEAGIDVDLASPDGKTPVVDEGSLAPDTIGEEESAKQRKALDELADRLESTLVLADVDLGSYDAVFVPGGHGPMEDLAVDDDLGRILVAMLDGGKVVSSVCHGPAGLLPAKRADGSWLFAGRNLTAFTDAEEEQAGLADKAPWLLESRLREAGANFSSGEAWAPFVVVDDKLVTGQNPASSTEAAQKVVGLLTS
- a CDS encoding amidohydrolase family protein — translated: MAADPAAQVRDWWSALGLPGLIDIHTHFLPPSVMAKVRAQFDSAGPLIGRAWPLHYRDTDEVLVETLRSFGIARFTALAYAHKPDMADWLNDWSAQFAAAVPEALVCGTFFPEESASTYVAARLDEVEVFKIHVQVGDFSPLDPLLDDVWGLVAEAGTPVVLHAGSGPVPAQHTGPGPVAELLARHPRLQLVIAHMGAPEYADFLELAETHERVHLDTTMAFTDFFSETGGVFPADLLPRLRDLGLSGRVLLGSDFPNIPYPYLHQLESLERLDLGEAWLRAVCWENGAALLAPAPGPSTLS
- the smpB gene encoding SsrA-binding protein SmpB → MAKQTKREVDQRNRVIAQNKKARHDFHIEDTFEAGMVLQGTEVKSLREGRASLVDGFIDIDNDEVWLHNVHIPEYAQGTWTNHAARRKRKLLLNRAEITKMERKVGDKGYTIVPLSLYFKDGRAKIEIALAKGKKEYDKRHSLAERQANREKEQAVQRRLKGHTD
- a CDS encoding M23 family metallopeptidase, with the translated sequence MRSFPRTARSRMATACVAAVVALGTAIVPLTSQPAVADDLKDRQKRVEKKVDRAHDDVEESSKALRTASARLTAARAQLSDARTALATARGKLAVAEERDAAMAAALATAEATLDQAQAELEAGRADVAAQRDVVGATIKRLYAQGDPDLMAFASLMESASASDLSRRADVNQAIVDSQDRDYDRLQAAEVILEVNEARVEAARDDVAVKRAAAADQLAVTAALEVEAQEARDSVAGLVGERASAQAEASRVRADDLRKLQRAQRDANRIEQMLRRRAARALARARAKAAASNQRSAPAGPTGGLLQVPVGGGMTSPFGYRRHPIYGYWGMHDGTDFGGGCGQTIVAAESGRVVSRYYSAVYGNRLIVDHGVLAGRGVATIYNHASSYTVASGTFVNRGQVIGYVGDTGWSTACHLHFTVMANGSAVNPVGFF
- the ftsX gene encoding permease-like cell division protein FtsX; translation: MQLRYVFSELGQGLRRNASMHLAVILTLFVSLTLVGLGVLFHLQADRAAAHWGSQLQIQVALCTAEDSNPACTGEVTEAQRDAVTTVIDDNPEAAGWDLETKEEAFEKVKELYGAEKFEGENAVLTVDDMPQSLWVELEDPEEFQGIVSAVRGLDGVAGVRDMRRYIEPIIGSINMLLWVSVATAAFLVLAALLLVANTIRLAAFARRKEIGIMRLVGASTLYIALPFLLEALVTAVLGVLLATGALAAFMYFGIEKRGQDTLQFIPWIGMEHYAVAVAIVAVLGPLLTVLPTLVLTRKYLKV
- the ftsE gene encoding cell division ATP-binding protein FtsE — encoded protein: MIRFEKVTKTYPGHAHAALDQVSVDVDKGEFVFLVGSSGSGKSTFLRLVLREYRPTSGRVYVAGKEINRLASWKVPRLRREIGTVFQDFRLLGNKSVSENVAFALQVIGRSRSDIDKLVPETLELVGLTGKGDRLPDELSGGEQQRVAIARAFVNRPKILIADEPTGNLDPTTSVGIMKLLDRINRTGTTVVMATHDAGIVDQMRKRVIELEHGRVVRDQAQGVYGASN
- the prfB gene encoding peptide chain release factor 2; this encodes MAATDFDQEIKQLKATMSTIGQVLDLDEMRREIADLSEQVAAPDLWDDQDNATRVTGRLSMLQGELDKFTGLDDRIEDLGLMVEMATEEGDADTLAESEKELTRIKKSVESLEIRTLLNGEYDAREALVSIRSGAGGVDAADFAETLMRMYIRWAEQHNYPVEVFETSYAEEAGLKSATFAIHAPYAYGTLSVEAGTHRLVRISPFDNQGRRQTSFAAVEVVPVLEQTDEIEINDEDIKVDVYRSGGPGGQSVNTTDSAVRLTHIPTGTVVQCQNEKSQLQNKASAMVVLKAKLLALKKAEEKAHLDGMRGDVQASWGDQMRNYVLNPYQIVKDLRTSYESGNPQAVFDGDLDGFLEAGIRWRRGSDKAEADA